The following coding sequences lie in one Mucilaginibacter sp. KACC 22773 genomic window:
- a CDS encoding hybrid sensor histidine kinase/response regulator transcription factor, which translates to MSFKVYITFIFLVFTHQWLSGQSRLYKFSRLDITDGLSDNHVNCIFKDEKGFMWFGTNSGLSRYDGFKFKVFKHEADNPNSLSESFVSRISEGPDKKLWIFTHSNISIYDPATENFAINVADELRRYKIITSDVTLIRKDKDGGFWFITKNKGVYRYNPADGSTSFYCTSSFSKTILHSDAIMDVAVTKNNAVWLIYSDGIIDLLDTRLNKIIKRFDGLAKANLYKLESYTLAVDNKSNLWIYSAAGPFGTYCFNTQNYSLLHFSKDTPDGRLNSNIVNTVIQGDDNKIWIGTDHGGINVLDPVTHKVTYLVNKEDDPQSISGNSVFLYRDDAGIVWAGTFKQGISYYHKAIMQFPVYRHLLTDKNSLPYEDINAFAEERNGNLWIGTNGGGLINFNPETKKYTQFKHDAADPNSLSIDIIISLYVDHENKLWIGTYFGGLDCFDGKKFTHYRHSDKDKTTITDDRVYTIIEDAARNLWVGTFAGGLNVLDRKSNTFRHPEYKMVSDYTAFFYRDRQQNIWIGRDKGVDVIESKTNRVRHYYYQPKKPNSLAGSDVNVITQDSRGLMWIGTKSGLSILNTQTNTFLNVDKGMGWPVNNVSNILEDNQGRMWVSTTNGLSNISLTAAGGQYKFQVDNYNEADGLQARDFNLYAATKLRNGQMAFGGAHGFNLFAPAVINTLKPNPKLVFTDFRLFNKSVAAGDSVKGRAVLNKAIAETEWVTLNHNENVFDIEFAANEYFYPNKISYQYTLEGFDKGWITFPANSHSVTYTNLDGGDYTFKVRELNTAKEISLKITVQPPFWKTPIAYIAYMLLALGLLFYIRHRGITKLERQFEFKQAEIEAERKLASQREEAQRMHQLDLMKIKFFVNISHEFRTPLSLILSPIDDLIKVSDNPDQQHHLTMIKRNSKRLLNLVNQLIDFRKMEHNELKLSLNKGDIIQFIKEVSSSFTDVAHQKKIQYLFESELHSFITKFDQDKIERILFNLLSNAFKFTPTGGSISVILNTPQVANLPADKRMLEIRVIDTGIGISKENQEMIFERFFQDDIPESLLNQGSGIGLSITKEFIKIHGGTIRLESEPEYGSCFIVSIPFEGKTEKLTLAPAIQENNTLPTLKNTEGIQGSNKKPTVLLIEDDDDMRFYLKENLKDHFHIIEAVNGKEGWQKALALHPKLIVSDVTMPEMNGFELSRKLKGDSRTSHIPVILLTAMAGEDDQLVGLECGANDYIVKPFNSGILLSKINNLLLMQQTFKETYQKQVDIQSQDVVVVSEDEKFLKNALDFIEQNITKPNFSVEELARHLALSRVSLYRKLLNLTGKTPVDCIRTIRLQRAVQLLEKSKLSIANVAYEVGFNNAAYFAKVFKEEFGMLPSEYIAELKNKEHEDILA; encoded by the coding sequence ATGAGTTTTAAAGTTTATATAACATTTATATTTCTTGTTTTTACCCATCAGTGGCTATCTGGCCAAAGTCGCTTATATAAATTTTCGCGGTTAGATATTACCGATGGCTTATCTGATAATCACGTCAATTGTATTTTTAAAGACGAAAAAGGGTTCATGTGGTTTGGCACAAACTCGGGCCTGAGTAGGTATGACGGGTTTAAATTTAAGGTTTTTAAGCACGAGGCCGATAATCCTAATTCGCTAAGTGAAAGCTTTGTTTCGCGCATCAGCGAGGGGCCTGATAAAAAGCTGTGGATATTTACGCACAGCAACATTAGTATTTATGACCCCGCGACCGAAAATTTTGCTATTAACGTTGCCGATGAGCTTAGGCGTTATAAAATTATAACCAGTGATGTAACACTCATACGAAAGGATAAAGACGGCGGCTTTTGGTTTATTACTAAAAATAAGGGCGTGTACAGGTATAACCCGGCTGATGGTTCTACGTCGTTTTATTGCACATCATCCTTTTCAAAAACCATTTTGCATTCAGATGCCATAATGGATGTGGCGGTCACAAAAAACAATGCCGTTTGGTTAATTTACAGCGATGGTATTATCGACTTGTTAGATACCCGGTTAAATAAGATCATCAAGCGTTTTGATGGGCTGGCTAAGGCTAATTTGTATAAACTGGAATCGTACACGCTGGCAGTTGATAATAAAAGTAACCTGTGGATTTATTCGGCTGCGGGGCCTTTTGGCACCTACTGCTTTAATACCCAAAATTATTCGCTATTACACTTTAGTAAAGATACGCCCGATGGCCGGCTAAACTCCAACATTGTAAATACCGTAATACAGGGCGATGATAATAAAATATGGATAGGAACAGATCATGGCGGCATCAACGTACTTGATCCGGTAACGCATAAAGTAACCTACCTGGTAAATAAAGAGGATGACCCGCAATCTATCAGCGGTAACAGTGTTTTCTTATACCGGGACGATGCGGGCATTGTTTGGGCGGGTACTTTTAAGCAGGGCATAAGTTATTACCACAAGGCTATTATGCAATTTCCGGTTTACAGGCATTTATTAACAGATAAAAACAGCCTGCCCTATGAGGATATTAATGCTTTTGCCGAAGAACGGAACGGTAATTTATGGATAGGTACAAATGGAGGTGGCCTTATTAATTTTAACCCGGAGACAAAAAAATATACCCAGTTCAAGCACGATGCTGCAGATCCTAATAGTTTATCAATCGATATTATCATAAGTTTATACGTTGATCATGAAAATAAACTTTGGATAGGCACCTATTTTGGTGGGCTGGATTGTTTTGACGGTAAAAAGTTTACCCATTACCGCCACAGCGATAAAGATAAAACCACCATTACCGACGACCGGGTTTATACCATAATTGAAGATGCTGCCCGGAATTTATGGGTAGGAACCTTTGCAGGCGGATTGAATGTGCTTGACCGTAAAAGCAATACTTTCCGCCATCCCGAGTATAAAATGGTATCTGATTATACCGCTTTTTTTTACAGGGACAGGCAGCAAAATATTTGGATAGGCCGCGATAAAGGCGTTGATGTGATAGAGAGCAAAACAAACCGGGTGCGGCATTACTATTATCAGCCTAAAAAACCAAACAGCCTTGCCGGCAGCGATGTAAATGTAATTACCCAGGATAGCCGCGGATTAATGTGGATTGGCACAAAAAGTGGTTTAAGCATACTTAATACCCAAACCAACACATTTTTAAATGTAGATAAAGGCATGGGTTGGCCGGTAAACAATGTGTCGAACATTTTGGAAGATAACCAGGGCCGGATGTGGGTAAGTACAACCAATGGTCTTTCAAACATCAGCTTAACGGCGGCAGGCGGTCAATATAAATTCCAGGTTGATAATTATAACGAGGCAGATGGCTTACAGGCCCGTGATTTTAATTTATATGCCGCAACAAAGCTGAGGAACGGGCAAATGGCATTCGGCGGCGCACATGGGTTTAATTTATTTGCCCCGGCAGTAATAAACACCCTTAAACCCAATCCCAAACTGGTATTTACTGATTTTAGGTTGTTTAACAAAAGCGTAGCCGCCGGCGATTCGGTAAAGGGCAGGGCTGTGCTAAACAAAGCCATAGCAGAAACAGAATGGGTAACCCTTAACCATAATGAAAATGTATTTGATATAGAGTTTGCTGCCAACGAGTATTTTTACCCCAATAAAATAAGTTACCAGTATACCCTTGAAGGCTTTGATAAAGGCTGGATCACGTTCCCGGCCAACAGCCACAGTGTTACCTACACCAATCTTGACGGTGGCGATTATACTTTTAAAGTAAGGGAATTAAATACAGCTAAAGAGATCTCGCTAAAAATTACGGTTCAGCCGCCTTTTTGGAAAACACCAATAGCATACATTGCTTACATGCTGCTTGCACTTGGGCTGTTGTTTTACATCAGGCATCGCGGTATAACCAAACTGGAGCGGCAATTTGAATTTAAACAGGCCGAGATAGAGGCTGAAAGAAAACTTGCCAGCCAGCGCGAAGAAGCGCAGCGCATGCACCAGCTTGATTTAATGAAGATTAAATTCTTCGTTAACATCAGCCACGAGTTTCGTACGCCATTATCATTAATCTTATCGCCAATTGATGACCTTATCAAGGTATCTGATAACCCCGATCAGCAGCACCATTTAACCATGATTAAGCGCAATAGCAAGCGCTTGCTTAACCTGGTTAACCAGTTGATAGATTTCAGGAAAATGGAGCATAATGAATTAAAGCTTTCTTTAAACAAGGGTGATATTATTCAATTTATAAAAGAAGTTTCCTCGTCATTTACCGATGTGGCCCATCAAAAAAAGATTCAATACCTGTTTGAGAGTGAGTTACATTCATTTATAACCAAATTTGACCAGGATAAAATAGAAAGGATCCTGTTTAACCTGTTGTCAAACGCGTTTAAGTTTACACCGACAGGCGGCAGCATCAGCGTAATTTTAAATACCCCGCAGGTTGCTAATTTACCGGCCGATAAAAGGATGCTCGAAATCAGGGTAATTGATACAGGTATCGGGATCTCGAAAGAAAATCAGGAGATGATTTTTGAACGGTTTTTCCAGGATGATATCCCCGAAAGCCTTTTAAACCAGGGCAGCGGAATTGGTTTATCAATTACCAAAGAGTTTATAAAAATACATGGAGGAACTATCAGGCTGGAAAGCGAACCCGAATACGGCAGCTGCTTTATTGTAAGCATACCATTTGAAGGTAAAACCGAGAAACTGACGCTTGCGCCGGCAATACAGGAAAACAACACCCTGCCGACTTTAAAAAACACCGAAGGCATACAGGGTTCAAATAAAAAACCAACAGTTTTGTTGATTGAAGACGATGACGATATGCGTTTTTACTTGAAAGAGAACCTAAAAGATCATTTCCACATTATTGAGGCCGTAAATGGTAAAGAGGGCTGGCAGAAAGCGCTGGCCCTGCACCCCAAATTAATAGTGAGCGATGTAACCATGCCCGAAATGAATGGTTTTGAATTGTCACGAAAACTAAAGGGAGATAGCCGTACATCGCATATCCCCGTTATATTGCTAACCGCTATGGCTGGCGAAGACGACCAACTGGTGGGCTTGGAATGTGGGGCTAATGACTATATTGTTAAGCCATTCAATTCCGGAATCCTGCTGTCCAAAATCAATAATTTATTGCTGATGCAGCAAACGTTTAAAGAAACCTATCAAAAGCAGGTTGATATTCAATCGCAGGATGTGGTGGTGGTATCTGAAGACGAAAAATTCCTGAAAAACGCGCTCGATTTTATCGAGCAGAATATTACCAAACCCAATTTCTCGGTAGAAGAGTTGGCCAGGCACCTGGCGCTGAGCAGGGTATCCCTTTACCGTAAATTATTAAACCTTACCGGTAAAACGCCGGTTGATTGTATCCGCACCATCCGTTTGCAACGGGCAGTACAGTTGCTGGAGAAAAGCAAGCTAAGTATTGCCAATGTGGCTTATGAAGTGGGCTTTAACAATGCCGCTTATTTTGCAAAGGTGTTTAAAGAAGAGTTTGGCATGCTGCCATCTGAATATATTGCCGAGCTGAAGAATAAGGAGCATGAAGATATTTTAGCTTAA
- a CDS encoding M81 family metallopeptidase produces the protein MFKHSIPAILLFSLTFCLAATLPNKHRHGSRPSDNSPMVKPLPRIAICGLGIESSTFSPALTDEAAFHAKYGAEVFSSYPFMAADSPLRKSAVWFPALMGKSLPGGAVTRAAYESLVGKTLDSLKKHLPYDGLYFDIHGAMSVVGLDDPEGDLITRIRKVVGTKTLISTSMDLHGNVSWRLAQNTDLITCYRMAPHEDAMQTKQRAVENLISRIETGKGKPAFKAYISIPILLPGEKTSTRIEPGKSIYKAVAPASVQPGVIDAAIWIGYAWADEPRNHAVVMVTGDDKAVVTAAAEKLAQNFWDARKAFEFVAPTGTLAECLDKAVASPKHPFYISDSGDNPTAGGAGDATWTLTQILARPEFKTDAGPSLLYASVPAPQLIKSAIAAGVGGHVDGLAGAAVDARFAPPVRLSGTVESIQYGDKDAEVEAVIKVGSVHVIVTQKRKPYHKEIDFTRLGLNPRTAGIVVVKIGYLEPELYAMRADWLLAITPGGVDQNIERLPYHRIKRPMFPLDKDMKDPDLKAKLVPAAGE, from the coding sequence ATGTTTAAACACTCCATACCGGCAATACTATTATTTAGCCTTACTTTTTGTTTGGCGGCCACCTTGCCCAATAAACACAGACACGGTAGCAGGCCATCCGATAACAGCCCTATGGTAAAACCACTGCCCCGGATAGCCATTTGCGGACTGGGTATCGAGTCGAGTACGTTTTCGCCGGCACTAACGGATGAAGCCGCTTTTCATGCCAAATACGGGGCTGAAGTTTTTAGTTCGTACCCATTTATGGCTGCCGACTCGCCTTTGCGCAAGAGTGCGGTTTGGTTCCCGGCTTTGATGGGCAAAAGTCTGCCCGGTGGGGCGGTTACCAGGGCTGCTTATGAGTCGCTGGTTGGTAAAACTTTAGATTCGCTTAAAAAACACCTGCCTTATGACGGGTTGTATTTTGATATTCATGGCGCCATGAGCGTTGTGGGATTGGATGACCCCGAGGGCGACCTAATAACCAGGATAAGGAAAGTAGTGGGCACAAAAACGCTTATCTCCACATCTATGGACCTGCACGGCAATGTTTCCTGGCGGCTGGCCCAAAATACCGACCTGATTACCTGCTACCGCATGGCCCCGCATGAAGATGCCATGCAAACCAAACAGCGGGCTGTTGAAAACCTGATCAGCCGGATTGAAACCGGTAAAGGAAAACCGGCGTTCAAGGCCTATATCTCTATCCCTATTTTACTGCCCGGCGAAAAAACAAGCACCCGGATTGAACCCGGTAAAAGCATATACAAGGCTGTAGCCCCGGCTTCGGTACAGCCGGGCGTCATTGATGCCGCCATTTGGATTGGCTACGCCTGGGCCGATGAGCCGCGCAACCACGCCGTAGTAATGGTAACCGGCGACGATAAAGCCGTAGTAACAGCCGCCGCCGAAAAGCTGGCCCAAAACTTTTGGGATGCCCGCAAAGCCTTTGAATTTGTAGCACCTACAGGTACTTTAGCAGAATGCCTTGATAAGGCCGTAGCCAGCCCAAAGCATCCATTTTACATCAGCGATTCGGGCGATAACCCAACCGCAGGCGGGGCAGGAGATGCTACCTGGACGCTGACACAGATATTGGCCCGGCCCGAGTTTAAAACCGATGCAGGTCCATCGTTGCTGTATGCATCCGTCCCTGCGCCGCAATTGATCAAAAGCGCCATTGCCGCGGGCGTAGGCGGCCATGTGGATGGTTTGGCCGGCGCAGCAGTTGATGCCCGTTTTGCACCGCCCGTAAGGCTATCGGGTACGGTAGAATCTATCCAATACGGCGATAAGGATGCTGAAGTGGAGGCCGTGATAAAAGTGGGCAGCGTACACGTGATCGTCACCCAAAAACGCAAGCCATATCACAAAGAAATTGACTTTACCCGCCTGGGCTTAAACCCCCGCACCGCCGGTATTGTGGTAGTGAAAATTGGCTACCTTGAGCCCGAACTATATGCCATGCGCGCCGATTGGCTGCTGGCCATAACCCCCGGCGGGGTTGATCAGAACATCGAACGTTTGCCATACCATCGCATCAAGCGCCCCATGTTCCCGCTGGATAAGGACATGAAAGACCCGGATTTGAAAGCGAAGCTGGTGCCGGCGGCGGGTGAATGA
- a CDS encoding type II toxin-antitoxin system VapC family toxin produces the protein MGKGYLIDSNVVIGYLDNKLPESGMKFMHAIVDETPNISVVTKIEVLRFNTSDDVYKTLHDFVSESIVFEINDQVVDKMITICKGQRIKLPDAIIAATAIVGDLTLITRNTSDFKNITDLELLDPWKQ, from the coding sequence GTGGGAAAGGGATATTTAATAGATTCTAATGTGGTAATAGGGTATTTAGATAATAAATTACCTGAATCCGGCATGAAATTCATGCATGCAATAGTTGACGAAACTCCAAATATCTCAGTAGTTACTAAAATTGAAGTCCTTAGGTTTAATACGTCTGACGATGTTTATAAGACATTACACGATTTTGTTTCAGAAAGCATCGTTTTTGAAATTAATGATCAGGTTGTAGATAAAATGATAACCATATGTAAAGGCCAGCGCATTAAACTCCCTGATGCTATCATTGCAGCTACAGCCATCGTTGGTGATCTGACATTGATCACACGCAACACCTCTGATTTTAAAAATATTACAGATTTGGAGCTTTTAGATCCATGGAAGCAATAA
- a CDS encoding AraC family transcriptional regulator — protein MPVPNVMRETTSLNMGDCFSIFSKVKEKFDFPLHYHNEYELNLIINAKGAKRIIGDSIETIDDIELVFIGPNVYHGWFTGECTSEAINEVTIQFHTDLFDEKFLQRNQLFFIKSMFENARRGLVFSYETTRDITRRILNLSNKDGFNSVVELLAILHTLSTSKNMRMLSDPGFSDEKFRYTNGRVDKVFDYMKTNFDKRLTLAEVATVANMPEASFCRFLKKNTGKSFIESLNDIRLGNASRMLINTTHSIAEIAYQCGFNNISNFNRIFKRNKLCVPKEFRKAYTLGARVS, from the coding sequence ATGCCGGTTCCTAATGTGATGCGCGAAACTACGTCCCTTAATATGGGCGATTGTTTTTCGATATTTTCGAAAGTAAAGGAGAAGTTTGATTTTCCTTTACATTACCACAACGAATATGAGTTAAACCTGATCATAAATGCCAAAGGCGCCAAACGCATTATTGGCGATAGTATAGAAACTATTGACGATATCGAGCTGGTGTTTATCGGCCCAAACGTTTACCACGGCTGGTTTACGGGCGAATGTACCAGCGAGGCCATTAATGAGGTTACCATTCAGTTTCATACTGATTTATTTGATGAAAAGTTTTTGCAACGTAACCAGTTGTTTTTTATCAAAAGCATGTTTGAAAACGCCCGGCGTGGCCTTGTTTTCTCGTATGAAACCACCCGCGATATCACCCGGCGTATATTAAACCTTAGCAATAAAGATGGCTTCAACTCGGTGGTGGAACTGCTTGCGATACTGCATACCCTATCTACATCCAAAAATATGCGGATGCTATCTGATCCTGGCTTTTCGGACGAAAAATTCAGGTATACCAACGGGCGTGTTGATAAGGTTTTTGATTATATGAAAACCAATTTCGACAAGCGTTTAACACTTGCCGAAGTAGCCACGGTTGCCAACATGCCCGAGGCCTCGTTTTGCCGGTTCCTGAAAAAAAATACCGGCAAATCGTTTATTGAAAGCCTTAACGATATCAGGCTGGGCAATGCATCCCGTATGCTCATAAACACCACGCACTCTATTGCCGAAATTGCCTATCAATGCGGCTTCAATAATATTTCAAACTTCAACCGGATTTTTAAGCGCAATAAGCTATGTGTCCCTAAAGAATTCAGGAAGGCATACACGCTTGGTGCCAGGGTAAGTTAA
- a CDS encoding aminotransferase class V-fold PLP-dependent enzyme: MTNNRRSFIKQAAVLTGAFSATSLFNQAHAADWTSALNRVSRLTPQEVAQDEDFWGVIQRSYSVSANIINLNNGGVSPSPIVVQQAVERYNQLTNEGPSYFMWRILDQGREPLREKLALLAGTLPDEIAINRNATEALNTIIFGLPLKSGDEVIGARLDYPHMVQAYRQRALREGIVYKQLTFDFPIENDEQIVKAYQDAITSKTKLIHVTHIVNYVGQIMPVRKICDMAHARGIEVIVDGAHSFGLLDFKIPDLNCDYFGTSLHKFLSAPIGSGMMCIKKEKISKVMPLLCDDNPQGPDIRKFENLGTRSFPIEQGIGEAINFQLAIGSKRKEDRIRYLKNYWATKVQHLPKVKLHTSLKPEYSCAICGISIDGMTPAQLDAALFNQYKIHQVSIVFENVSCVRITPHVYTTLADLDKLVKAITEIAGKAT, from the coding sequence ATGACTAATAATCGACGCAGTTTTATCAAACAGGCGGCCGTACTAACCGGCGCTTTTTCGGCTACAAGCTTGTTTAACCAGGCGCATGCCGCCGACTGGACATCAGCATTAAACAGGGTAAGCCGTTTAACGCCGCAAGAGGTAGCGCAGGACGAGGACTTTTGGGGCGTTATTCAGCGGTCGTACTCGGTGAGCGCCAATATCATCAATCTGAACAATGGCGGTGTGTCGCCATCGCCAATTGTGGTGCAGCAGGCTGTAGAGCGCTACAATCAGCTTACCAACGAAGGTCCGTCGTACTTTATGTGGCGCATCCTTGACCAGGGACGCGAGCCATTGCGCGAAAAACTTGCCTTGCTGGCCGGTACGCTGCCCGATGAAATTGCCATAAACCGTAACGCTACCGAGGCGTTAAATACCATCATCTTTGGCCTGCCCTTAAAAAGCGGCGATGAAGTGATTGGGGCAAGGTTAGATTATCCACACATGGTACAGGCTTATCGCCAGCGTGCCCTGCGCGAAGGCATAGTTTACAAACAACTCACATTCGACTTTCCGATTGAGAATGACGAGCAGATTGTAAAAGCTTACCAGGATGCCATCACCTCCAAAACAAAACTGATACACGTTACGCACATAGTGAACTACGTAGGCCAAATTATGCCCGTGCGCAAAATTTGCGATATGGCGCATGCCCGGGGTATCGAGGTAATTGTCGACGGAGCCCATTCCTTCGGGCTGCTCGATTTTAAGATTCCCGATTTAAATTGCGATTACTTTGGCACCAGTCTGCATAAATTCCTGTCGGCACCTATAGGTAGCGGCATGATGTGTATTAAAAAAGAAAAGATAAGTAAAGTAATGCCGCTTTTGTGCGATGATAACCCGCAGGGGCCTGATATCCGCAAGTTTGAAAACCTGGGCACCCGTAGCTTCCCGATAGAGCAGGGGATAGGCGAGGCCATCAACTTTCAGTTGGCTATTGGCAGCAAACGTAAGGAGGATCGCATCCGTTATCTTAAAAATTACTGGGCTACCAAAGTACAGCACCTGCCCAAAGTAAAGCTGCATACCTCGCTAAAACCCGAATACTCCTGCGCTATCTGCGGCATATCTATTGATGGCATGACTCCCGCGCAACTGGATGCCGCGTTGTTTAACCAGTATAAAATTCACCAGGTATCTATCGTGTTTGAAAACGTAAGCTGTGTGCGCATAACCCCGCACGTATACACTACCCTTGCCGACCTTGATAAGCTGGTAAAAGCAATTACAGAAATAGCCGGCAAAGCCACCTGA
- a CDS encoding family 43 glycosylhydrolase, translated as MRIFKTPFLVTLFFSFLLAAGAQTKAVNNPVVKGYYADPTIIKDNGLFYIYATIDPWGGNELGVLVTKDFVTFKTEHINWPTKQACTSPTSNNSMVWAPSIRKAANGKYYLYVAVGSELWVGVSSHPLGPWKNAKADNTPLVAGNKYPGVHNIDPDCFIDQDGQAYLYWGSGFKWVNGHCMAVKLKKDMVTFDGEPKDITPPHYFEAPHMVKRGGLYYLMYSYGKAIDATYQVRYSVSKTPFGPWTEGEYDPILATTPDSTTVGPGHHTVFQQNGQYYILYHRIHPQNKEYVLRELCLDSLNFDKQGNILKIKPSKLSRF; from the coding sequence ATGAGGATATTTAAAACCCCGTTCCTGGTAACATTATTTTTTAGCTTTTTGCTGGCAGCCGGTGCGCAAACAAAAGCTGTAAATAACCCGGTTGTTAAAGGCTATTACGCCGATCCTACTATAATTAAAGATAACGGCCTTTTTTATATCTACGCCACCATTGATCCCTGGGGAGGCAACGAGTTGGGTGTTTTGGTGACCAAAGATTTTGTGACCTTTAAAACGGAACATATTAACTGGCCAACTAAACAAGCCTGTACAAGCCCAACGTCCAATAATTCTATGGTATGGGCGCCGTCTATCCGGAAGGCAGCCAATGGCAAGTATTACCTGTACGTAGCAGTCGGCAGCGAGTTGTGGGTGGGGGTAAGCAGCCACCCGCTTGGCCCGTGGAAAAATGCGAAAGCCGACAATACACCCCTGGTTGCAGGCAATAAATACCCGGGCGTTCATAATATCGATCCGGATTGCTTTATTGACCAGGATGGGCAGGCCTATTTATACTGGGGATCGGGCTTTAAATGGGTAAACGGCCATTGTATGGCGGTAAAGCTTAAAAAAGACATGGTCACTTTTGATGGCGAACCAAAGGATATTACGCCGCCCCATTATTTTGAAGCCCCGCATATGGTTAAGCGCGGCGGCTTGTATTACCTGATGTATTCATACGGTAAAGCAATTGATGCCACCTACCAGGTACGCTATTCGGTAAGTAAAACACCCTTTGGTCCATGGACAGAAGGTGAGTACGACCCTATACTGGCAACCACACCAGATAGCACAACAGTTGGGCCCGGCCATCACACGGTGTTTCAGCAAAACGGTCAATACTATATTTTATACCACCGCATCCATCCCCAAAATAAAGAATATGTATTGCGCGAGCTTTGTTTAGATAGCCTGAATTTTGACAAGCAAGGCAATATTTTAAAAATTAAACCCTCGAAGTTGAGCCGTTTTTAA